A genomic stretch from Chitinophaga lutea includes:
- the paaA gene encoding 1,2-phenylacetyl-CoA epoxidase subunit PaaA: protein MYGGGYIFDEPNKRQLKDEQLHDDPEKLAEFEARIDRGEKIEPGDWMPSEYRRQLIRLIEQHAHSEIIGALPEGTWITRAPGFKRKLALIAKVQDEIGHGQLLYNAAETLGKSREAMINDLLSGKSKYSNVFNYPAETWADVTVIGFLIDAAAIVNQVANAKGSYGPYCRALERICYEESFHLKQGHDAFIELATGTPAQRAMLQDALNRWWQPIMHFFGPPDKSSVHSEKLMQWKVKMASNDEMRNQFLDTYVPKIWELGLTLPDENLRKNESTGRWEFSDPDWDLFKKVINGGGPCNKERLDVRKWAEEHGRWVRKALMNPADKTAAPVA, encoded by the coding sequence ATGTACGGCGGTGGATACATTTTTGACGAGCCCAACAAACGGCAGTTGAAAGACGAGCAATTGCATGACGACCCGGAAAAACTCGCGGAATTCGAAGCGCGCATCGACCGGGGCGAAAAAATCGAGCCGGGGGACTGGATGCCCTCCGAATACAGGCGGCAACTTATCCGCCTCATCGAACAGCACGCCCATTCTGAAATCATTGGCGCCCTGCCCGAAGGAACCTGGATTACCCGCGCCCCCGGGTTCAAGCGGAAGCTGGCGCTGATCGCCAAGGTGCAGGACGAGATCGGTCACGGGCAACTGCTGTACAATGCGGCGGAAACACTCGGCAAAAGCCGCGAAGCAATGATCAACGACCTGCTCAGCGGGAAATCAAAATATTCCAACGTATTTAACTACCCGGCTGAAACCTGGGCAGATGTAACCGTGATCGGTTTTTTGATAGACGCCGCGGCCATCGTGAACCAGGTGGCCAATGCCAAAGGTTCCTACGGCCCCTACTGCAGGGCGTTGGAAAGAATTTGTTACGAAGAGAGTTTTCACCTGAAGCAGGGGCACGATGCGTTCATCGAACTGGCCACCGGTACGCCGGCGCAGCGCGCGATGCTGCAGGACGCCCTCAACCGCTGGTGGCAGCCCATCATGCACTTTTTCGGCCCGCCGGATAAAAGTTCCGTGCACAGCGAAAAACTGATGCAGTGGAAAGTGAAAATGGCCAGCAACGACGAAATGCGCAACCAGTTTCTCGACACCTACGTACCGAAAATATGGGAGCTGGGCCTCACCCTGCCCGACGAAAACCTCCGTAAAAACGAAAGCACCGGCAGGTGGGAATTTTCAGACCCGGATTGGGACCTGTTCAAAAAAGTGATCAATGGCGGTGGCCCCTGTAACAAGGAGCGACTCGACGTGCGGAAATGGGCAGAGGAACACGGCCGCTGGGTAAGGAAAGCCCTCATGAACCCGGCAGATAAAACCGCCGCACCGGTGGCGTAA
- a CDS encoding 1,2-phenylacetyl-CoA epoxidase subunit B encodes MENNQSLDPRVNRLQLSASGEPVVVQDGENWNVFEVFHQEKRGAHHEHVGCVHAPNAQLALVFAKEQFARRKKCFNLWVVRSADILAFSAEDEDMFANNLDKTYRDASGFKVMEKINRFKKSGKE; translated from the coding sequence ATGGAAAACAACCAATCATTAGATCCCCGCGTAAACCGCCTGCAGCTAAGTGCTTCCGGAGAACCGGTAGTAGTGCAGGACGGTGAGAACTGGAATGTATTCGAAGTATTTCACCAGGAAAAAAGAGGCGCCCACCACGAGCACGTGGGCTGTGTACACGCCCCCAACGCCCAACTGGCGCTGGTTTTTGCCAAAGAGCAATTCGCCCGCCGGAAAAAATGCTTCAACCTCTGGGTCGTGCGCAGTGCAGACATCCTCGCTTTCAGCGCCGAAGATGAGGACATGTTCGCCAACAACCTCGATAAAACTTACCGCGACGCCAGCGGATTTAAAGTCATGGAAAAAATCAACCGCTTTAAAAAATCAGGAAAAGAATGA
- the feoB gene encoding ferrous iron transport protein B: protein MKVPINIALVGNPNSGKSSLFNALTGLNQKVSNFPGVTVDKKTGTARISQQLEANIIDLPGTYSLYPKSADEFVTYDVLLNPSGKDRPDMVLIIADASNLKRNLLFCSQIIDLKMPVIIGLTMMDLAKKKGVEIDLAGLERELGVPVVAINPRKNKGLPALKKNIELIAQEKFGAPARDFIENHALAPAVVHELNQLLPLRSDYAALHVAVNYDELTFLDKHKQAAVRELLQKNNFNKTKVQGEEIMQRYARIKQIMHGTVVETDPLQQQLQTERIDNLLLHRFWGYAILLAVLFLLFQSIFWLASYPMDLIDAGFGSLSGWLSNVLPDNQLSDIFINGIIAGLGGIAVFIPQIMILFGLITVLEDTGYMARISFLTDRLMRQVGLNGKSVMPLISGVACAVPAIMAARNIENRKERLITIMITPLMSCSARLPIYTIMIALVIPDKAVLGFMSLQGLAMMILYLLGFFMAVLVAAVMKLFVKIREKSYFIMELPVYRAPRWKNVGTTMVEKAKIFVTDAGKVIMIISIVLWFLASYGPSGKMDAVHTKYEQLQAQTTDSVQLADIDHQFQSEKLSASYAGILGHAIEPVVKPLGFDWKIGIALITSFAAREVFVGTMATLYSVGEADETDATLREKMASATRIDGTPVYTLATGLSLMIFYAFAMQCMSTLAIVKRETKSWKYPIIQFVYMTALAYICSFIVYEIFK, encoded by the coding sequence ATGAAGGTACCAATTAATATTGCACTGGTAGGGAATCCAAACAGTGGTAAAAGCTCTCTTTTTAATGCGCTCACCGGTTTAAACCAGAAGGTGAGTAATTTCCCTGGTGTTACGGTCGACAAAAAGACTGGTACTGCCCGCATTTCCCAGCAATTGGAGGCGAATATCATTGACCTGCCCGGTACCTACAGCCTGTATCCCAAAAGTGCGGATGAATTTGTGACCTACGACGTGCTCCTGAACCCCTCCGGCAAAGACCGGCCCGACATGGTGCTGATCATCGCCGATGCCTCCAACCTCAAAAGAAACCTGCTCTTCTGCTCCCAGATCATCGACCTGAAAATGCCTGTGATTATCGGGTTGACCATGATGGACCTGGCCAAGAAAAAGGGTGTGGAGATAGATCTCGCCGGCCTCGAGCGTGAACTGGGCGTGCCGGTGGTGGCCATCAATCCCCGGAAAAACAAAGGCCTTCCCGCGCTGAAAAAAAACATCGAGCTAATCGCGCAGGAAAAATTCGGCGCTCCTGCGAGGGACTTCATCGAAAACCATGCGCTGGCACCGGCGGTGGTACACGAATTGAACCAACTGTTGCCGCTCAGGAGCGACTATGCTGCATTGCACGTGGCGGTAAATTACGACGAACTGACGTTTCTGGATAAACACAAACAGGCGGCGGTACGTGAGCTGCTGCAAAAAAATAATTTCAATAAAACCAAGGTACAGGGTGAAGAGATCATGCAACGGTATGCCCGCATCAAACAAATCATGCATGGTACCGTGGTAGAGACCGATCCCCTCCAACAGCAGCTGCAAACCGAACGGATAGACAACCTCCTGCTCCACCGCTTCTGGGGCTATGCGATTTTGCTGGCCGTATTGTTTTTGCTGTTCCAGAGCATTTTCTGGCTGGCCTCCTACCCGATGGACCTGATAGACGCAGGTTTCGGCTCACTCAGTGGCTGGCTTTCGAATGTATTGCCGGACAATCAGCTGAGCGATATTTTCATCAACGGCATCATCGCCGGTTTGGGCGGCATTGCAGTGTTCATTCCTCAGATCATGATTTTGTTCGGGCTGATCACGGTTCTGGAAGATACGGGCTACATGGCGCGCATCAGTTTCCTGACAGACCGGCTGATGCGCCAGGTGGGCCTGAACGGCAAATCCGTGATGCCCCTCATCAGTGGTGTGGCCTGCGCCGTGCCGGCTATCATGGCCGCCCGGAATATCGAAAACCGGAAAGAACGCCTCATCACCATCATGATCACCCCGCTGATGAGCTGCTCCGCGCGCCTGCCCATTTATACCATCATGATCGCCCTCGTCATCCCTGACAAAGCCGTGCTCGGCTTTATGAGCCTGCAGGGCCTGGCGATGATGATCCTTTACCTGCTGGGCTTTTTTATGGCGGTGCTGGTAGCGGCGGTGATGAAGCTGTTCGTGAAAATCAGGGAAAAAAGTTATTTCATCATGGAACTGCCCGTATACCGCGCGCCGCGCTGGAAAAACGTAGGCACCACCATGGTAGAGAAAGCAAAAATATTCGTGACGGATGCCGGCAAGGTGATCATGATCATTTCCATCGTTCTCTGGTTCCTGGCTTCTTACGGCCCTTCAGGGAAAATGGATGCCGTGCATACCAAATATGAACAGTTACAGGCGCAAACTACAGACAGCGTACAGCTTGCCGACATCGACCACCAGTTCCAGTCTGAAAAATTGTCTGCCTCGTACGCCGGCATTCTCGGCCATGCGATCGAGCCCGTGGTAAAACCGCTCGGCTTCGATTGGAAAATCGGTATTGCACTGATTACTTCTTTCGCTGCGAGAGAAGTATTTGTGGGCACGATGGCTACCCTCTACAGTGTAGGCGAAGCCGATGAAACAGATGCAACCCTCCGTGAAAAGATGGCATCAGCCACCCGCATCGACGGAACGCCGGTGTATACGCTGGCGACGGGCCTTTCCCTCATGATTTTTTATGCCTTTGCCATGCAGTGCATGAGCACGCTGGCCATCGTAAAACGTGAAACCAAAAGCTGGAAATATCCCATCATCCAGTTCGTGTACATGACGGCACTGGCGTATATCTGCAGTTTTATCGTGTACGAAATATTCAAATAA
- the paaD gene encoding 1,2-phenylacetyl-CoA epoxidase subunit PaaD encodes MVISKENIYKALEQVMDPEIPVLNVLDLGMITAVELDGETVHVKMIPTFAACPAVDIIRRNIRTVLEKELNTPVTVEIDKTAHWSSNRMTDAARQKLLDFGIAAPQVHNGEAYSEILLQTPCPHCGSDNTYLRSPFGSTLCRAIHYCKDCGQVFEHFKPLE; translated from the coding sequence ATGGTAATCAGCAAAGAAAATATCTACAAAGCCCTCGAGCAGGTGATGGACCCGGAAATTCCGGTGCTGAACGTGCTCGACCTGGGCATGATCACCGCCGTGGAGCTCGACGGGGAAACCGTGCATGTGAAGATGATACCTACCTTCGCCGCCTGTCCGGCTGTAGACATCATCCGGCGGAACATCCGTACCGTGCTGGAAAAGGAGCTGAACACCCCCGTCACCGTGGAAATCGATAAAACCGCGCACTGGAGCAGCAACCGGATGACCGATGCGGCCCGGCAGAAGCTGCTCGATTTCGGCATCGCGGCGCCCCAGGTGCATAACGGGGAGGCCTACTCGGAAATCCTCCTGCAAACCCCCTGCCCTCATTGCGGAAGCGACAATACCTACCTGCGCTCCCCCTTCGGATCCACGCTCTGCCGCGCCATCCATTATTGTAAGGACTGCGGGCAGGTGTTTGAGCATTTCAAGCCGCTCGAGTAA
- the nadD gene encoding nicotinate (nicotinamide) nucleotide adenylyltransferase: MKIGLYFGSFNPIHTGHMIIASFMAYHTDLDKVWLVVSPHNPLKASSSLLNEHHRFHLAEMAVQDEPRLRVSNIEFSLPRPSFTIDTLTYMTEKFPTQQFVVIMGSDSFQNIPRWKNYEQLLANYEIYIYNRPGHEVKDTFGARVTIVDAPLLDISSSNIRKWVQEGKSVRYMVPDPVWKYMAENNYYKG, from the coding sequence ATGAAAATTGGTTTATATTTTGGCTCCTTCAACCCTATACACACCGGGCACATGATTATCGCCAGTTTTATGGCCTATCATACCGACCTGGATAAGGTATGGCTGGTGGTTTCACCGCATAACCCGTTGAAAGCCTCTTCCTCCCTTCTCAACGAGCACCACCGTTTTCACCTCGCTGAAATGGCGGTACAGGATGAGCCCCGGTTGCGGGTGAGCAACATCGAGTTCTCCCTCCCCCGCCCGTCTTTCACGATCGATACGCTCACCTACATGACCGAGAAATTCCCGACCCAGCAGTTTGTCGTGATCATGGGCAGCGACAGTTTTCAGAACATTCCCCGCTGGAAAAATTACGAACAACTGCTCGCCAACTATGAAATCTATATCTATAACCGGCCCGGCCATGAAGTGAAAGATACTTTCGGCGCCAGGGTGACGATTGTGGATGCACCCTTGCTCGACATTTCAAGCAGCAACATCCGGAAGTGGGTACAGGAAGGCAAATCCGTTCGTTATATGGTGCCGGATCCGGTCTGGAAGTACATGGCGGAGAATAATTATTACAAAGGCTAG
- a CDS encoding S41 family peptidase gives MTKRLALRYLLYTTTGMALFSCKKNKTAPDPGPQNDNKYVNDWIYESMKSDYYWTDNIPSNPDRTQAPGDFFYGLLKRPDDRFSWIVEDYKTLLASLSGVNKEAGYSVSLFLFGQSKLGAQIQYVKKNSPAEAAGLKRGDVFWGVNGKEYTYSSGADVDAFLSALEQNHTLRISKIIPGSDGKDSSTAPGNPINLTVAEFAENPVYLDSVYEINGKKIGYFMYNFFAPDKGDSSSLYDNQVDAVFGRLKARGVTSLVLDLRYNPGGDSRSTVNLASNIIKGFSADKVFFRREYNKTLTAEITKELGAGYFIQKFSAEANNIGNQLDQVVVLTSRSSASASELLINGLRPYMPVAIVGDTTYGKNVGSWSIYKTDDRRNTWGLQPIVTKSFNAEGKSDYTTGFVPDVVIKESFRMGTLGDVKEPLLYAALTRILGTPPARMAAGETTARSLLRFVGGSQQRKAYANQLIEQKPNF, from the coding sequence ATGACAAAACGCTTAGCGCTACGGTACCTGCTTTACACCACTACGGGAATGGCCCTTTTTTCCTGCAAGAAGAATAAAACAGCCCCCGATCCCGGCCCTCAGAACGACAATAAATATGTCAACGACTGGATTTACGAGAGTATGAAGTCGGACTATTACTGGACGGATAATATCCCATCCAATCCTGACCGCACCCAGGCGCCGGGCGATTTTTTCTACGGGCTGCTGAAACGCCCCGACGACCGCTTTTCATGGATCGTGGAGGATTATAAAACCCTGCTGGCTTCATTGAGCGGGGTTAACAAGGAAGCGGGCTACAGCGTGTCGCTCTTTTTATTCGGGCAGTCGAAGCTGGGCGCACAAATCCAGTATGTGAAGAAAAATTCCCCCGCAGAAGCGGCAGGCCTCAAAAGAGGCGACGTGTTCTGGGGCGTGAACGGTAAAGAATACACCTACAGCTCCGGCGCCGACGTGGATGCATTTCTCAGCGCACTGGAACAAAATCATACCCTGCGCATTTCCAAAATAATTCCGGGCTCTGACGGTAAAGACAGCTCCACCGCTCCTGGCAACCCCATCAACCTCACCGTAGCGGAGTTTGCCGAAAACCCGGTGTACCTCGACTCGGTGTACGAAATCAACGGCAAAAAAATCGGGTACTTCATGTACAACTTTTTTGCACCAGATAAAGGAGATTCATCCAGCCTGTACGACAATCAGGTAGATGCAGTGTTCGGCCGCCTCAAAGCCCGCGGCGTCACCTCCCTGGTGCTCGACCTACGTTACAACCCGGGCGGCGACAGCCGGTCTACCGTCAACCTGGCCAGCAATATCATAAAGGGGTTCTCGGCCGATAAGGTGTTTTTCCGCCGTGAATACAATAAAACCCTCACTGCCGAAATCACCAAGGAACTCGGCGCAGGTTATTTCATTCAGAAATTCAGCGCCGAAGCCAACAATATCGGCAACCAGCTGGACCAGGTGGTGGTACTCACCAGCCGCAGTTCCGCTTCCGCCAGCGAGCTGCTTATCAACGGCCTGCGGCCTTACATGCCCGTGGCCATCGTGGGCGATACCACCTATGGCAAAAACGTAGGGTCATGGAGCATTTACAAAACCGACGACCGCCGCAACACATGGGGGCTACAACCGATCGTGACGAAAAGTTTCAACGCCGAAGGCAAGTCTGATTACACCACGGGCTTTGTGCCGGACGTAGTAATAAAAGAAAGTTTCCGCATGGGTACGCTGGGCGACGTAAAAGAGCCACTGCTGTATGCTGCGCTGACGAGAATACTGGGCACGCCGCCGGCTCGCATGGCGGCGGGAGAAACAACAGCCCGTAGCCTGCTGCGGTTCGTGGGAGGTTCCCAGCAACGGAAGGCCTACGCCAACCAGCTGATAGAACAAAAACCAAACTTCTGA
- a CDS encoding DUF922 domain-containing protein, with protein sequence MHADDRGSTTERKLTGNPSPAPGARHFGYSPQGKSSLEIIKIIFVEDARPEDENSDTLFYHQRPVQARDYRGAPRPGSRNEAVSFTSFAFDGSSRRFRDTLEITLILQVFWVKSASWSRTMPPSQHTLEHEQIHFDITRLVAERFRKKIMRLPLTMDDHDSRIQFEYLESFREMNRMQEAYDDEVHSGQNAARQLEWRRKIRQELIGEGVKPADGRI encoded by the coding sequence ATGCATGCAGATGATCGCGGTTCGACAACAGAAAGAAAACTGACAGGAAACCCATCACCAGCGCCCGGGGCCCGTCATTTTGGATATTCACCGCAGGGAAAATCCTCTCTCGAAATCATCAAAATCATCTTCGTCGAGGATGCGCGGCCGGAAGATGAAAATTCGGACACGCTTTTTTACCACCAGCGCCCTGTGCAGGCGCGCGATTATCGCGGCGCCCCCCGCCCGGGCAGCAGAAATGAGGCGGTGAGTTTTACGAGCTTCGCTTTCGACGGCAGCTCCCGCAGGTTCCGCGACACGCTCGAAATCACCCTCATCCTGCAGGTTTTCTGGGTCAAAAGCGCCTCCTGGTCGCGCACGATGCCTCCCAGCCAGCACACGCTGGAACACGAACAAATTCATTTCGACATCACGCGCCTCGTGGCCGAGCGCTTCCGGAAAAAAATCATGCGCCTGCCGTTGACGATGGACGATCACGACAGCCGCATCCAGTTCGAATACCTCGAATCGTTCCGGGAAATGAACCGCATGCAGGAAGCTTACGACGACGAGGTGCACAGCGGCCAGAACGCGGCCCGGCAGTTGGAGTGGCGCAGGAAAATAAGGCAGGAACTGATCGGCGAAGGTGTGAAACCGGCGGACGGAAGGATATAA
- a CDS encoding M28 family peptidase, giving the protein MKKLLTALSCFISSSAFAQIDSAQLMKDVQTLAADKMEGRKAGSRGNRMAQFYLLDRFKQVPLQSFNNTFEQPFYFTRSDKRTMGTNLYGYVKGRVDSFVVISAHYDHVGIGKPNQEKDSIYNGADDNASGVAVLLAIAKYYAAHPPKYNLIFAAFDAEEMGLQGAKAFVARPPVPLARIVANLNMDMVSHNDKNELWVCGTSHYPQLKRYITAVAPNSRVSLPMGHDQEKDSSQNWTNQSDHYEFHKVKIPFLYFGVEDHPDYHQPSDEFSRINPTFFYNAAQALLNVVKAINE; this is encoded by the coding sequence ATGAAAAAGCTCCTGACAGCCCTGAGTTGTTTCATTTCCAGCTCCGCCTTTGCGCAGATCGACTCCGCACAGCTGATGAAAGATGTGCAAACCCTCGCCGCCGATAAAATGGAAGGCCGCAAAGCCGGTTCCCGGGGCAACCGGATGGCGCAGTTTTATTTGCTCGACCGGTTTAAGCAGGTGCCGCTGCAATCTTTCAACAATACTTTCGAACAGCCCTTTTATTTTACCCGCAGCGACAAACGCACCATGGGCACAAACCTTTATGGCTATGTGAAAGGCCGGGTGGACAGTTTTGTCGTGATTTCCGCTCACTACGACCATGTGGGAATCGGCAAGCCCAACCAGGAAAAAGACAGTATCTATAACGGGGCAGACGACAATGCCTCCGGCGTGGCCGTGCTGCTGGCCATTGCCAAATATTATGCGGCACACCCGCCGAAATACAACCTGATTTTTGCCGCATTCGATGCGGAAGAAATGGGGTTACAGGGTGCCAAAGCTTTTGTGGCCCGGCCGCCTGTGCCGCTGGCGCGCATCGTGGCCAACCTGAATATGGACATGGTAAGCCACAACGATAAAAATGAGCTGTGGGTGTGCGGCACCTCCCATTACCCGCAGTTGAAACGATATATAACGGCCGTTGCGCCAAACAGCCGGGTCAGCCTGCCGATGGGGCACGACCAGGAAAAAGACAGCAGCCAGAACTGGACGAACCAGAGCGACCATTACGAGTTCCACAAAGTCAAAATCCCATTTCTCTATTTCGGGGTGGAAGACCACCCGGACTATCACCAGCCTTCCGACGAATTCAGCCGCATCAATCCCACATTTTTCTACAACGCCGCCCAAGCCCTCCTGAACGTGGTGAAAGCGATCAACGAATAA
- a CDS encoding carboxypeptidase-like regulatory domain-containing protein: MNPFLILLLLVSTAAAAQQTDTAKSRSIYLVNGLPADSADLRGLKIRKMDVIGGQRAMAAGMLPGVRVIVIQLEEQEFDVSGLVTDQQGKPLRKVKAASSGGGYRKANIDNHGRFYIQGVKAGTRLSFTRKGYQTGKLDVFKQPDSLITVKLQRN, encoded by the coding sequence ATGAATCCGTTTTTAATATTACTGCTCCTGGTTAGCACCGCCGCCGCTGCACAACAGACCGATACGGCAAAAAGCCGTTCCATCTACCTCGTCAACGGTCTCCCGGCAGATTCTGCTGACCTCCGGGGCCTGAAAATCCGGAAGATGGACGTGATTGGCGGCCAACGTGCGATGGCCGCCGGTATGCTGCCCGGGGTACGGGTGATCGTGATCCAGCTGGAAGAACAGGAGTTCGATGTTTCCGGACTTGTGACGGATCAGCAGGGCAAACCGCTCCGTAAGGTCAAAGCCGCATCGTCCGGTGGCGGCTACCGCAAAGCGAATATCGACAACCATGGCCGTTTTTATATTCAGGGCGTGAAGGCAGGCACCCGCCTGAGTTTCACCCGCAAAGGCTACCAAACGGGGAAACTGGACGTTTTTAAGCAGCCGGATAGCCTGATAACCGTTAAATTACAGCGGAATTAA
- the paaC gene encoding 1,2-phenylacetyl-CoA epoxidase subunit PaaC produces the protein MNPALHYLLTAMADDALIQGHRNSEWTGLGPIMEEDIAFSSMAQDKIGHAWALYRVLHEELGGTDPDRYAFLRNEKEYKCCHLVELPNGEYDFSLMRHFLFDHAEAVRYSRLEQSTFAPLQPLARKLKGEIKYHTLHANAWISQLCRAGEESYARMQSALDYCFPLALGLFEPGDHEQELVAEGIYPGEKALQDLWLDRIYNILALAGLNLPDAGTTEPAYGGRKGYHTAFLQPLLGEMGAVFRTDPEAIW, from the coding sequence ATGAACCCAGCACTCCACTACCTGCTCACTGCCATGGCAGATGACGCGCTGATACAGGGCCACCGGAATTCGGAATGGACGGGCCTGGGGCCCATTATGGAGGAAGACATCGCCTTTTCTTCCATGGCGCAGGACAAGATCGGGCATGCCTGGGCCCTCTACCGTGTGCTGCACGAAGAGCTGGGCGGGACCGACCCTGACCGGTACGCCTTCCTGCGCAACGAAAAAGAATATAAATGCTGCCACCTGGTGGAACTGCCCAATGGCGAATACGACTTCAGCCTGATGCGGCATTTTTTGTTCGACCATGCCGAAGCGGTGCGCTACAGCCGGCTCGAACAAAGCACCTTTGCCCCGTTGCAACCACTCGCCCGAAAGCTGAAGGGCGAAATCAAATACCACACCCTGCACGCCAATGCCTGGATTTCGCAGCTGTGCCGGGCCGGCGAAGAAAGTTATGCCCGGATGCAAAGCGCACTCGACTACTGCTTTCCGCTGGCGCTGGGCCTGTTTGAGCCCGGCGACCATGAGCAGGAACTGGTCGCGGAGGGTATATACCCCGGGGAAAAAGCCTTGCAGGATCTGTGGTTGGACCGGATTTATAACATTCTGGCCCTTGCAGGCCTCAACCTCCCGGATGCAGGCACTACGGAACCGGCCTACGGCGGGCGCAAGGGATATCACACCGCGTTTCTGCAGCCGCTGCTCGGCGAAATGGGCGCAGTATTCCGCACAGATCCGGAGGCCATATGGTAA
- a CDS encoding PspC domain-containing protein — protein MKKIININLSSRLIPIEDSAYEILRQYLDSLRRYFSQEEGAEEIVGDIESRIAEVFQDKIRKGAHCITDEDVLAIKTSMGTPEQFGDEPLNSTGSSKSQSAGTESFSTYIRPRKRFYRDGDNKVLGGVCSGLAAYFNVDPIVFRIVFAVMAIGLWGGGILLYFILWFATPEASTAAEKLEMRGERVDLNNIKATVQEEMNSFRSRMERMGDDVKNFSEGRGKQFGKDAGTAIEGFFRGLANAIAFIAKGFFVFLAVVLLFVSVVGLIVAAIFSAVLFPIKDLILDNGVQSILFWPALTLLIGIPILALIMFLVRKMAGIRQTNKYSGYTLGFLWVLGVIFTIWLCISVSLDFSVRPQPATENYAITQPTSDKLVIRKADDIVEMDEVNIFDGHLRVVDDTAIVGDIRIEFDRSPNDSFAVRVKKSSRGRTWRQATTLANEIEFQLKQQDSVLLIPSGFSIPRRSLYRNQRIDIEILVPVGKRIVVDRDARYYFNFDRNWRHEWWDDRDADWDNNNQIDVKMNEDGWERKVNVEEQQEKSRQDSLHQHYRYKGREQQAPATTPVEDSSEKEKKQSASSPTLRLVSFLFSNPATNY, from the coding sequence ATGAAAAAGATTATCAATATAAACTTGTCCAGCCGCCTGATCCCCATCGAGGACAGTGCCTACGAGATCCTGCGGCAGTACCTGGATAGCCTCAGGCGGTATTTCTCGCAGGAAGAAGGGGCGGAGGAAATTGTAGGAGATATTGAAAGCCGTATTGCAGAAGTATTTCAGGATAAGATCCGTAAAGGTGCGCATTGCATCACCGATGAGGACGTGCTCGCGATCAAAACCTCTATGGGTACGCCTGAACAGTTCGGCGACGAACCGTTGAACAGCACAGGCAGCAGCAAGAGCCAGTCTGCCGGTACGGAAAGCTTTTCAACCTATATCCGCCCCCGGAAACGTTTTTACCGCGATGGCGACAATAAAGTATTGGGTGGTGTGTGCAGTGGGCTGGCGGCGTACTTTAATGTAGACCCCATCGTATTCCGGATTGTTTTTGCCGTGATGGCCATCGGCCTGTGGGGCGGCGGCATCCTCCTGTATTTCATTCTCTGGTTTGCAACCCCTGAAGCATCCACAGCCGCGGAAAAGCTGGAAATGCGGGGGGAGCGCGTAGACCTCAATAACATCAAGGCCACCGTGCAGGAAGAGATGAATTCTTTCCGTTCCAGAATGGAAAGAATGGGAGACGATGTGAAAAATTTTTCGGAGGGCCGCGGGAAACAGTTCGGTAAAGACGCCGGAACTGCGATAGAAGGCTTCTTCAGGGGACTCGCAAACGCCATCGCATTCATCGCCAAAGGCTTCTTCGTGTTCCTTGCAGTAGTGCTGCTTTTTGTATCGGTAGTAGGGCTCATCGTTGCTGCTATCTTTTCCGCGGTCCTTTTCCCTATCAAAGACCTGATCCTGGACAACGGTGTACAGAGTATCCTCTTCTGGCCGGCGCTCACGCTGCTGATCGGCATCCCCATCCTGGCGCTCATCATGTTCCTGGTAAGGAAGATGGCCGGCATCCGCCAGACCAATAAATATTCCGGCTATACCCTCGGTTTCCTCTGGGTATTGGGCGTGATCTTTACCATCTGGCTGTGCATTTCCGTATCGCTCGACTTCAGCGTAAGGCCGCAGCCGGCAACGGAAAACTACGCCATCACCCAGCCCACTTCCGATAAGCTGGTTATCCGCAAAGCGGACGATATCGTGGAGATGGATGAAGTGAACATTTTCGACGGGCACCTGCGGGTGGTAGACGATACGGCCATTGTGGGCGATATCCGCATCGAATTTGACCGCAGTCCGAACGACAGCTTTGCCGTACGGGTGAAAAAAAGCTCCCGGGGCAGAACCTGGCGCCAGGCTACCACGCTCGCCAATGAAATCGAGTTCCAGCTGAAACAGCAGGATTCCGTACTGCTGATTCCTTCAGGGTTTTCCATCCCCCGCAGGTCGCTGTACCGCAACCAGCGTATCGACATCGAGATCCTGGTGCCTGTGGGCAAAAGAATCGTGGTGGACCGCGACGCCCGCTATTACTTCAACTTCGACCGCAACTGGCGGCATGAGTGGTGGGACGACCGCGACGCCGACTGGGATAACAATAACCAGATTGATGTGAAAATGAACGAAGACGGCTGGGAGCGCAAGGTGAACGTGGAAGAGCAACAGGAAAAGTCCCGCCAGGACTCCCTGCACCAGCATTACCGCTACAAGGGCCGTGAGCAGCAGGCGCCCGCCACCACGCCGGTGGAAGACAGCTCCGAAAAAGAGAAAAAGCAGTCGGCCAGCAGTCCTACCCTCCGCCTGGTGTCATTCCTCTTCTCTAACCCGGCTACCAATTACTAG